Genomic window (Culex pipiens pallens isolate TS chromosome 3, TS_CPP_V2, whole genome shotgun sequence):
AAAATTTCGCCGCGGCACCAAACTGAAATGTCGCCAGTTGAGCTGCGACAAGACTCGCGCCGCGTCTTACACGGAGCACGGAATCGATCACGAAAATCTACCGGAAATCGTTCTGTGAGCGTGGATTCGATCATCCGGATGGACCATTTCATGATGTCTAGCTTGGAGAGGACAATTACGGCGCTTCTGATTTTCAAATTGGAGGCTGGGTCTTCCCATTTTGACTCTATAGAGCTTATTCAATCGACACCCGCTACATCCCGCATCGGCAAAACTCTCCCGGTGAGAGGACACAACGGACCGGATTGAGGTCCCTCGACAATGAGGAAATCCAACGGTAATCAGCAACTTAACCAAGGCTTTTTCCCTTCTGCGTCTTTTCCTGAAGCTGGAAACTGACTGAACTTCATAAATTACCCCAAATGAAACAGTTCTAGTGGTAGTAGAACTAAAAACCAAgattttaaacaataatttcaTCTAAAGATCATCATCCAaagccgtcaaaacaaaaaagcaaacacaCTGATTCAAAATCACCTAAACATGCTTGACAGATATTTTGCGACAGAAAATCGTCGCGAGAGTTAAACTTGCTCAATTCGGTTTAGTGCCGCGGCGAcaatacctcttttatgatgtaattttacctcaatttagactgaaaaagtgacattacaccagaaaagtggtaaaattacacatttccagaggtaaaattacaccttttttctgacataaaagatgtaccccttcccagatgtaatattaccatgatttttttttctgtgcagttcgctccataagaaatacattgctcACTACCAATCACGTCGGGTACTCCattaagacagcttctggatgaatTCAACAGCATCGGCCGAGCTCCCGTGGTGTAGTGGTACgggtttcgctttgtaagcggaaggtcgaTGGCTTGAACCCCATCTGGCGAGGCAAAAGGGGAAGGTGGCGGTCGAGGGGGATTTCGGCTGCTGCGGGAATTGATTTGTCAAATCCCAAGCCTCCCCAAAATCCATCCCATCCAATCTCTCGGACGACCTGTTGGACGACCTGAGTCTGAGCGTTGAAGAACTTTGTAACAATACGCAGAGAAGAGCTTCAAATGCTACTTTCGACTCGGTCACATGCTCTCaggcaaaattcgagctgaagaTTGGGCTATATGATCGGTAACGATCTCTAGATGGGTCAAAAATACACGAGGTTTCCCCTCAATCTCGCTCAATAGATACGCAAGTGTCGCAGTGGTCCGTATctgttcacagcaaaaaaaaaaaatcggcccaTAAACaatttccattcataattataaaaaaatgacgatTTTGCCTTCAACttccttaagatttcttgactgcaaaggacgggggatcgaaccccacctcgagcgactttgatttttcgttcatattcatcttttcaaaattctttgttcttttaaaggctagtatgcagatcggaaggaaaggggtcaagaaacagcttcacgaacagcagaacaaaggagagggagcgatttcttggggcttttcttcaccctctctgacttgcttgcgctgccgctgcttcccatttgaaatttttcttgaccggtttcttccgaagtgcataccttaCATTAACTTTCTCGTCGGCAGCATAAGGGAATTGACCCCAGACCCACtggcttacaaagcgaacaccgtaaccggTCAGCCATGGCTcccgaaataaaaaaactgaattaaaaaaatatataattatgtaattctcgggtgagttttcaaaaagccgtaagagccaccgtgacctccgacagaaatatttgtttttctcctaattgaaaataaatttcatttattttcagtTTGGGGTACTTGAAaaacgtgtagatgaacaatattaaacatttttgaaattgagttttcgtaagtaggtcgaataccgaggcAAAAAAGGCATTGGcttttacggctttttgaaaactaatccgagaattctttatttttcaaattattaaattcttaaatgccatCATTTTTGacaacatcaaatttgatgtttttcaaaactcaattttaaaatttatgcaaataaaGATTTTATGCTCATTttccagaataaaaaaattaaaatttatttgatttttaaatcctcAAATTATCCATATTTTTAAGCGAATATGGCGTTACGAATGttgcacgcccgaaatgtcaaaatcgcgtaGTTGtaccaatattaaaaaataaaaatgtggctgtcatgccatggcacacttttttaatgttggcaccactgcgtgattttgacatttcgggcgtgcaccgTTCTCTCTTGTTCCTTGCTAGTAACAATAATTTGAGGAAAACTTACCTCAATTTGGATgccattttcttttgatgatctGTTTCTGCTAAGATTCTTGGAGTTGGTAGTATTGAAATCGACTGAATTTAATTCAACAGCATTTTTATGTCGTTATATGTCTGACACATAACTTTGAAACTAGAACAGTTGGTCAGATTTTGGAATCTTCCATCAACTTGGCGAAAAGTTCCGGATCCACTTGAGAATctgcaaataaaaaagaaaattgggGACGTTCGGATCATTCACCACGCTTCGCTTCGTTTTCATCAGAAATAACTATATTCTTGTCTTAATTTAGAGGCACTACCACTAgagaaaaataatagaaacacaCGAGCTTATTCTACAGCAGCTTCTTCTTCGATTTGGGCGTCGAAAGTGTCCTAAACTCGACCCGCCGTGGCGTGATCGGCGTCGTGGCCGTCGCACCCTTCGCTTCCTCATCCTTACCCGCGacctcgtcgtcatcgtcgtccgaAATGACCAGCTTGATGTCCTCGGTCTGGTCGCACTCGGCCGGCGACCCATTGCTGACCACCTTGGAGGCCGGCTTGGGCTGATCGATTGGCCACGTGTCGACGGCGTCGTCCTCCTCGGGGGACGGTTTGGCGACGGACGTGGTGCGCGGTTGTCTTCGGAACGCGATTGGGGTGGCCGCCTTTTTGGGGGCCGTTTTGGGCGTTCCGTCGGATGGGGCTGTGGGTTGGCCGTCGGTTGATGGGGTCACGTCCGGGGTGCGAGGGTGGCGCCGAACGGCGATTGGTGTGACGGGACGGTTCTTTTTGGAGGGGCTTTCGAACTTTTCCTCGCTGCTGATGATCTTTTCCGCTTCGATGATGATTTCCTTGGCTGGTTGGACGATTTTCTCGTCGGAGGATTTTATCGGGGGGATTTCCTTGACGATAATGCCGGTCTTGGCGTCACCCGATTCCAGCGCGATGCGACGAATCGCGATGAGCTTTGCTTCGGCGGGGTTGTCCGCGTTTTCGGCACTGTTGGACCGGGCACGCTTTCGAGACTCTTCTTCTTTAGGTTCTTCAGCTGCAGCTGGTTCGGTTTCCGGTTCTTTTGGCTTTCTTCGGAAAGCAATCGGCTGCGCTGCAGGCTTCTCGACCTCTTTGGGTTTCACCTCCGGATCGTCCTGCTTTGGCTTCCGGCGGAACGCAATCGGTTGCGCAGCAGGCTTCTCCTCCGCCACCGGTTCCAACTTGGTCGGAGCAACCTTCTCTTTTTCATCGTCCTTACCGTCCTTGGACTTCTTCCTCCCGGCGGTCGCCTTCTTCGTCGGAGTTTTCTCCTTCTCCACCAAAATCTCCACCTCAAGCTCGTGAACTTCGCCCAGTTCGCCGTCGTTGAACGAAATCAGCGAGCAGAATCCGTCCGTCGAGGAAACGATCAAGATCTTGCCATCGCTGGACCAGGAAATGTCCGTCAGTCGGGTGTAGTGAATGTTGGAGATCAACGCAAAGGGCGTCTTTTGCTGGGTGTCGTACAGGTAGACGGAACTCTTGGTGGCCACGGCGAAGATCATGCGGTAGGGCAGCGGAATGACCGGCGGTTTGTCATCGGCGTGCGGGCGCAGCTTGAAGTACAACGGGCAAAATCGAACCGCGACTGTGTACTGGTCCGGGGAGGGCAGCGTCATGGCGGGTCTGAGGAAAGACAAGAATGATTTATAACTcaataaaattgcattttgtgtCCAGCAAAATACTCACTGCTTTAACGAGTTTCTCGTGTAGACATACGTCGTGTTCAACGGCTTCGGCACGCCCTCAATCTCCGCCACCCCGGACGGCGTCACGATCAGATTCCCGTCCGGACTGAACGTCAACCGGCGGAAGAACGTCTGCAGCGTATCGTCGTGGTACAGCCGGACCGTTTTCCCGTGCAGCGCGTGCCCCTTCGGAACCGGCAGCCCGCACTTGTTGTTCCTCGTGACGACCTTCTTCGTCTGCAGGTCAAACACCCGAAAGTACCGATCCGTACTCAACGTGGCCAGATACTGATTTTTCGGATCCCAGGCCACACCCTGGACGAAGCCCTTGTGGTCGGAGAAGATGTGCTGCGATTTGCCCTTGGTCACATCCCAAACCATTGCCGTGTTGTCCACGGAACCACTGCTCAGGAACATCGAGTTCGGCGACCAGCACAGATCGTACACGTCCTCCATGTGACCCCGCAGGATCTTCATCGTGAGCCACGTCTCCTTGTCCTGCTCGTTCGTAGTGTCTGCAACAAACCCAAAACAAACGTTCAAACGACCCCCATCAAAAACCGCCTCAACCCCCCAACGAACTCACCCAAAATGTTAACCACCTCGGTTTCGCCCTTCTGCTTCCAGATGAAGATGACGCTCTCGTCGTCGCCGGACGCCAGCAGCTCCCCGTTCGGAGACCACCGGACCGCATTCACGGCGCGCTGGTGTCGGGTCAGGTCGGCGGCCAAATCGAGCGAAATCGTGCCGCACTCGGCGTTCTGTGTCATGTGCCAAATCTACAACCAAATTTCCCAcaatcattaaaataagttctACTACTCAATCAAACCCTCCTTACCAAAACATGGGAATCGGTTCCACCGGATGCCAGCCGACGGAAATCGATCTTGTCggcgctgctgctgttgttgctgctgcccaCCTGCTTTGGCTGGATGTCGACGCTCAGCACCGGGTCGCGGttgtgccacgatatctccggAATTTGGCACTTCATTTTAAACAGCGTTTGCACTTGAATGAGCcggaaattgtttgaaaatcagTGGAAATTCGCGAGAAAGTTTGATACTCCGGAAAATCCTTGCTGAAAACAGGGGCAAAACAGCTTTCAAAGCGCGCGTAAACTTGACGTTTGGTGGTGAGGATGAACATCAGTGTGGATGAATGCAACAAGCAGAGACGAATTCAGGGGTGGGTGAATCCTGGAAATCGTTTAGAGGGGCTCAccgattgtttgatttttttattcgtgtAATATTGACGGTTTTGTCCAAACAAATACGCGACAAACCAGCTTCAAACGGCACCCCGCATTTTCCTTcagagttttagattttttatgtttttgattctACCTTtagaatttattgattttagaatttttatttattttatttttgattgataattttggaaattttacatattgtacgatcagttccttactggactcggtcgttggTAACGGCTCAACGACCGTCGATATAGGCGGCGGGTCAAATGCGTgcacaaaaatgtcaaaacctctcctccctcacttcgtctcaccatccagctgcagctttgttgacaaacaaacggagcacgcggtcgcatgatggtgGCATCGAGGCAGAATTAAGGGTgatgatttggttgaaaatgaaacttttttcaagaaaaaatactagaaaaaatatatttttccgactgaatcaaaatattaaacatattttcaattttttgattgtttttttttattttagattttttaattattttttttttcttaaactatGATTTtaaagcaagggtcctgattgctccaaaacgaCTCATTCACTCGCTACCACCAATCGAAAGCGACAAAAACCTGCTCTGACCGTATCCTACCTTTTGTCGCTGCCAAACCAATCGCTACAGAATACTCTctttttgctctccctctcacttcgATCGAGTAGCACAGCGAATGGTTCACCGATTGAGTTATGTCGCTCAGTCGCTGAGTCGAAATCttttgcgatcggctttgttttacTCATTTATAAAACTGGTAAAAATGTATGttatcaaaagttttttgtaattttgttgataacacgacatcaaagacacatttacaTGCAATTTCCAtcatgaaaaatacaaatttatggcaaactgtggtagtgcaggccaaaagagcgccGAGCTGATATGTTGTttgattctctcctctctgaacgtattcgtgtgtgactcgggtcAACGGACGGAGtgggcaaagaaattcacgaagtatttgtgtcGCTGGGAGAAGCGATTGAGCAACTCACAGGCAGCCTGAGCGTAGTGTTCACTTGCGAATGGTTGCGAGCTCCAGTTGGCAAAGATTCGCTCtacgatgagtgagtgatttctgatctttgaaccgaaaatcaggacccttgttttaaagttttcaatttggCTGATTCTTAGTATGAAAACTTTATAAACTTGTTGTTTTGTCCATCTTTTGATGGaaacttgctcacttcctacacTGAAATGGTTCATACCAATGGAATAGCCGATTCGACtggtagtttgacagttcgctccataagaaatacattgctcACTACCAATCACGTCGGGTACTCCATTGGATCCTGAAATTAAGCCTAAATTTGTggtattattgtttacaacgataaagcctcgaataaaacttaattttctgaGGGCATCTGCAACGCTGGGgtgcaaattaaatttgcacTCCGCTtatgaataccgagatcaaacttagagcaaagttttgaatgcggGTTTTGGAGATTTTTGGATGTCTGCCCTGATTGGTGAGCGCTAACATgaacaaaaattccaaaattgtgaaattccaaaattaaaaaaaaaagtaaaaataccaacatttaaaaaataaaaaaaaatcaaaaaaaaacctcagctttcaatatagttttgtttttcaaattaattgatttttttatctgttttaatttgttgaagactcttttttaattttgtttttttttttcgccttaattatttttttttcaatttatagatATCTAGCCTTCTTTTGATAAGGACCTTTAAAGAAATGCAAACATTGAGTATGTCCCTCTCACATCTTCATCGGAATAACGGGATACactaaatgtttacatttgattATAGGACGTTATAAAAGAAGCCaagattttaagtttttaaatttatttgtattttcgtcagttttataaattatttcaagtttttttacgAGTTTTTTCAGGTtctactttttttaattctgtatttttttaatttttttattttaatttttgtccgTGCTTGATTCGATTTTCCGTGCATAATTCCATTTGATGCGGTGGGGTTGGCGTTGGgtgtaaatttgatttgtttcgaTGTTTCGACGGCAACATTTCAAACGGCatcatcatgtacattttgacaccttctgggttattgcatattctgaaagtattcctaataagctacctcttgACCAAAAAcgagcaaaagttactttagtaaagtctgtttaataatgatttaaaataaagtaacataaacaaaatctctggcatcagcagtgcctgtttgtatagccctgtcaacctgtcaaataaaagactgcatgaacctcgtgacgaaaaaaaaaacatcacgaaaagcgccatgtacattcggctaagaaaaacgaatcatataAAGCTTCCCCTCTAATGACAGCAGGGTTATATAGACGtttgtgatttcaaaagaagttatgtttttttttcttaaatataatgacggcttttatattaaaactggaatagaaaaattatgctcaacattcaaatttatactttttttattttgtcctataaacatatgaaagacaatagtttattggtcctttttaaaaaaaaaaactttggaaatgCGTTTTACTCAAAACGCACGGTTTATatatgatgctttttgaaatgttgtcgTTGGTTTGCcaccagcgctggagatgcactgAATTGTTGAGTGTATATTATCTATTACTCGATTGCAGTTAAAAATGCTTTGTAGAATgtaactacactcaaaccccgatggtttgacaccaactgttgtcaaacgaacggggtcactttttagtttgacacctcttttacacggagttcacacacactaccaaacgtttgttttgatagtgttcgtgagcgccgtgtaaaaagtgacagttcgtcactttttagtttgactttgaccaaccaccgggggttgagtgtaaaactttttttccgagtatttctcgcaaaaatatgtATTACACATAGAATAACAGCTCAAAAATCGTTGGACCCCTCAGCCGAGTGAACTCTTTTTCATTTACGGATGAACTTTGTTGTCAAAGCCGTTGACAAGCGCGCTCTGTTTATTTCTTCTGCTGCGTGCGTCCTTTTTCGCGAAACGTAAAAATTTTATTCGTAAAActttctgaaatatttcagttacAGTACGCGAGACGcgtttcaaaaattgtataaagtaatttaaaaaaaagtgttatttgttTGTTATCCGGGTGCGCGCGCGTGATTTAGAAATGGCCAGCAGCACGGCAAGATCCTCGCCATCCGGCGGCGGCAACAACAATGACAACAGCAGCAAATTCCAGAAGGCAAAACGAAAGGAACCGCATCCGGTGCGGAGGGAGTTCGTTGAAGTTGGTCCCAATCGGCACCGGTGCGTGCACTGCGAGTGGAGTACGGTCATGAACGCGACCcggatgatcaagcacatcatCGAGGTGTGCTCTTGCCCGGATGAGTTGAAGCAGGAAATGGTGGCCCTTCAGCAGGTAGGATTGATTTGCGGTGGAGGCATTTTGCGGATGATTTGacgatgtactttttttgttggttttaggCTGCAGCTGAAAAGGAGCAAAATTCTTCAATGTTGTCGGAGAACAAAAAGGACATTCATGGGCTGTTTCACATTGTTGAAAACAATAAGCGTTCTTGCATGTTTTGTGAGTGGTCCACGGTTCGGAACTTGACCCGGATGCGAACCCACATCGTGATGCACTGTGCGAATGTGCCGGAAAAGGTTCGATCCTGTTTCCTGAAGCAGGAGTACAAAGATTACCAGAACGGCCAAGAAGAGGAAACTTATCAGGTTTTCGAAGTGGACGAACAGGAACGGGACTGGGAGGAATCAACGACCGTGGAGTTGGTCAACGATGACGGCGATGAGGAGGAAGACGAGCAGGCGGATGACAGCGAAATCAATTACGTCGAGGTTCAGGAACTCGAGGAACGCCAATGCAGCTGGTGTGGTTCCGTCATTTCGTACGACAGTTGTGAGGTCGAGGACGGAAGCGAAGTCTACTGCTCGACCGAGTGCTTCAAAGCCCAAACGGAGTGCATGCCTGACGACGAGGTCGTCACCGTCAAACGTATCACGAAGCGCGCCGCCCCAAAAACACCAAGTCCCGCCCCGGAATCTCCGCcaaaagcgaaaaaaatcaaagtactCATGGTGACATCCGCCGATCCAGCCCCCAAAACGACCACCGTTTCACTCAAAAAAGAACCGGAAGTGACCCCGGTGCGACTCCGCCGAAGCAACCCAACCAAACCGACTCCCCCGCAGAAACATCAACAGGAAGAAGAAGAATTCAACTACACCGTCGAGGAGGAGGTCACGCCGGAGGTCAAACCACCGAAAGTGACGGCCCCCAAACCAGCCCAAAAGAAGGTGGTGGCCGCGGCGGAACTGCCGATGCcaaagcaacagcagcagccgaAAGCAAAGTTGCAGCCCACAATAACGACGATGATGGCGAAGAAAAGTGTTCCGGCGCAGACGGCGACTACTACAGCTAGTAAGTCGACCGAGACGACGGCAACGGCGACAaaaaagacgacgacgacgacgacgccggttCCGGTGAAGATTTCAAAGGTAAGTGATTACGAAAATGCAAATTCTCCACTAACACGGAATATCGAAATctaaaaaaacgagtttttaaCCAAGCGTTAGtcgtaaatttaaatttaaatgtaatattttttaacattgaaaatcagaccattttGAGATATAGATAATGAAatctaatttaatgttttttttttatttttacatttcttAACTCTTGATACGTTTGATTTTTGActtcataaattatttattttttagttcaatatgtaaaatttcaaatttaaattaaaaagatttGTATGAACTTGtataagaattaaagaattaaagaattaaagaattaaagaattaaagaattaaagaa
Coding sequences:
- the LOC120428817 gene encoding chromatin assembly factor 1 subunit B isoform X2, which gives rise to MKCQIPEISWHNRDPVLSVDIQPKQVGSSNNSSSADKIDFRRLASGGTDSHVLIWHMTQNAECGTISLDLAADLTRHQRAVNAVRWSPNGELLASGDDESVIFIWKQKGETEVVNILDTTNEQDKETWLTMKILRGHMEDVYDLCWSPNSMFLSSGSVDNTAMVWDVTKGKSQHIFSDHKGFVQGVAWDPKNQYLATLSTDRYFRVFDLQTKKVVTRNNKCGLPVPKGHALHGKTVRLYHDDTLQTFFRRLTFSPDGNLIVTPSGVAEIEGVPKPLNTTYVYTRNSLKQPAMTLPSPDQYTVAVRFCPLYFKLRPHADDKPPVIPLPYRMIFAVATKSSVYLYDTQQKTPFALISNIHYTRLTDISWSSDGKILIVSSTDGFCSLISFNDGELGEVHELEVEILVEKEKTPTKKATAGRKKSKDGKDDEKEKVAPTKLEPVAEEKPAAQPIAFRRKPKQDDPEVKPKEVEKPAAQPIAFRRKPKEPETEPAAAEEPKEEESRKRARSNSAENADNPAEAKLIAIRRIALESGDAKTGIIVKEIPPIKSSDEKIVQPAKEIIIEAEKIISSEEKFESPSKKNRPVTPIAVRRHPRTPDVTPSTDGQPTAPSDGTPKTAPKKAATPIAFRRQPRTTSVAKPSPEEDDAVDTWPIDQPKPASKVVSNGSPAECDQTEDIKLVISDDDDDEVADSQVDPELFAKLMEDSKI
- the LOC120428817 gene encoding chromatin assembly factor 1 subunit B isoform X1, whose product is MKCQIPEISWHNRDPVLSVDIQPKQVGSSNNSSSADKIDFRRLASGGTDSHVLIWHMTQNAECGTISLDLAADLTRHQRAVNAVRWSPNGELLASGDDESVIFIWKQKGETEVVNILDTTNEQDKETWLTMKILRGHMEDVYDLCWSPNSMFLSSGSVDNTAMVWDVTKGKSQHIFSDHKGFVQGVAWDPKNQYLATLSTDRYFRVFDLQTKKVVTRNNKCGLPVPKGHALHGKTVRLYHDDTLQTFFRRLTFSPDGNLIVTPSGVAEIEGVPKPLNTTYVYTRNSLKQPAMTLPSPDQYTVAVRFCPLYFKLRPHADDKPPVIPLPYRMIFAVATKSSVYLYDTQQKTPFALISNIHYTRLTDISWSSDGKILIVSSTDGFCSLISFNDGELGEVHELEVEILVEKEKTPTKKATAGRKKSKDGKDDEKEKVAPTKLEPVAEEKPAAQPIAFRRKPKQDDPEVKPKEVEKPAAQPIAFRRKPKEPETEPAAAEEPKEEESRKRARSNSAENADNPAEAKLIAIRRIALESGDAKTGIIVKEIPPIKSSDEKIVQPAKEIIIEAEKIISSEEKFESPSKKNRPVTPIAVRRHPRTPDVTPSTDGQPTAPSDGTPKTAPKKAATPIAFRRQPRTTSVAKPSPEEDDAVDTWPIDQPKPASKVVSNGSPAECDQTEDIKLVISDDDDDEVAGKDEEAKGATATTPITPRRVEFRTLSTPKSKKKLL
- the LOC120428820 gene encoding uncharacterized protein LOC120428820 — translated: MASSTARSSPSGGGNNNDNSSKFQKAKRKEPHPVRREFVEVGPNRHRCVHCEWSTVMNATRMIKHIIEVCSCPDELKQEMVALQQAAAEKEQNSSMLSENKKDIHGLFHIVENNKRSCMFCEWSTVRNLTRMRTHIVMHCANVPEKVRSCFLKQEYKDYQNGQEEETYQVFEVDEQERDWEESTTVELVNDDGDEEEDEQADDSEINYVEVQELEERQCSWCGSVISYDSCEVEDGSEVYCSTECFKAQTECMPDDEVVTVKRITKRAAPKTPSPAPESPPKAKKIKVLMVTSADPAPKTTTVSLKKEPEVTPVRLRRSNPTKPTPPQKHQQEEEEFNYTVEEEVTPEVKPPKVTAPKPAQKKVVAAAELPMPKQQQQPKAKLQPTITTMMAKKSVPAQTATTTASKSTETTATATKKTTTTTTPVPVKISKSSASTQLDEGSCHSFAGGHVYPQEDVRSADHKLQWTKAVISRPAPQFEATAVVEGAFKKIKLSDYRGKYLVFFFYPLDFTFVCPTEILAFSDRVSEFKKLNAEVIAASIDSHFTHLAWINTPRKEGGLGKINIPLVSDITHSIAKDYGVYLDDLGHTLRGLFIIDDRGILRQITMNDLPVGRSVDETLRLVQAFQYTDKHGEVCPAGWKPGQDTIVPNPEEKIKYFEKNH